In Centropristis striata isolate RG_2023a ecotype Rhode Island chromosome 1, C.striata_1.0, whole genome shotgun sequence, one DNA window encodes the following:
- the LOC131975303 gene encoding intelectin-like — MFHHTLLLLLVLVVVEDASSAPTLQIELTHAEDTEDREDTETAQNISRSNFEHLERLSNRSRYVARSCREIRDRYNEQEDGLYYLTTANGMVYQTFCDMTTAGGGWTLVASVHENSIYGKCTVGDRWSSQQGNNAARPDGDGNWSNRNTFGAAESATSDDYKNPGYYDIAAEDMSVWHVPNNFPLEHWNLAAILRYHTVNRFLGLYGGNLFQLFRQYPVRYNIGSCSNRGPAIPIVYDHGDRESTRMLYGPNPRREFEPGFITFRAINHERAAMAICSGVKPTGCNSETYCVGGGGYFREADPNQCGDFPAFDWDRLGYSQGWSASKEITEAAVLLFYR, encoded by the exons ATGTTTCACCACacacttttgttgttgttggttttggtgGTAGTGGAAGATGCTTCCTCTGCACCTACTTTACAAatag AGCTCACCCACGCAGAGGacacagaggacagagaggacactGAGACAGCTCAGAACATCTCCAGGTCAAACTTTGAACACTTGGAGAGACTGAGCAACAGATCCAGATATGTTGCGAGGAGCTGCAGAGAGATCAGGGACAGATACAATGAGCAAGAAG ATGGGTTGTACTACCTGACCACTGCTAATGGCATGGTCTATCAGACTTTCTGTGACATGACCACTGCGGGAGGCGGCTGGACGCTGGTGGCGAGCGTCCATGAGAACAGCATTTATGGAAAGTGCACAGTGGGAGATCGCTGGTCGAGCCAGCAGGGCAACAATGCTGCACGGCCAGATGGAGACGGGAACTGGTCCAACAGAAACACCTTTGGAGCAGCAGAGAGTGCCACCTCGGATGATTATAAG AATCCAGGTTACTATGATATAGCAGCAGAAGACATGTCTGTGTGGCACGTTCCCAACAACTTCCCACTGGAGCACTGGAACCTGGCCGCCATCCTCCGATACCACACTGTCAACCGCTTTCTGGGCCTGTATGGAGGGAACCTCTTTCAGCTCTTCAGG CAATATCCAGTGAGGTACAACATTGGCTCCTGCAGCAACAGAGGGCCAGCTATTCCCATCGTGTATGAccatggagacagagagagcaccAGGATGTTATATGGACCCAACCCAAGAA GGGAGTTTGAACCAGGTTTCATCACATTCAGAGCAATAAACCATGAACGTGCAGCCATGGCTATCTGCTCCGGGGTCAAGCCGACTGGATGCAACAGTGAAACT TACTGTGTAGGAGGAGGTGGATATTTCCGGGAAGCAGACCCTAATCAGTGTGGAGACTTTCCAGCATTTGACTGGGACAGATTGGGATATAGTCAAGGCTGGAGCGCTTCCAAAGAGATAACTGAAGCTGCTGTTTTACTGTTCTACCGCTGA
- the LOC131993702 gene encoding intelectin-like isoform X1 has translation MFHHTLLLLLVLVVVEDASSASTLQIANLTVLANEELTHAEDTEDREDTETAQNTFRSNFEHLERLSNRSRYVARSCREIRDRYNEQEDGLYYLTTANGMVYQTFCDMTTAGGGWTLVASVHENSIYGKCTVGDRWSSQQGNNADLPDGDGNWSNRNTFGAAESATSDDYKNPGYYDIAAEDMSVWHVPNNFPLEHWNLAAILRYHTVNRFLGLYGGNLFQLFRQYPVRYNIGSCSNRGPAIPIVYDHGDRESTRMLYGPNSRREFEPGFITFRAINNERAAMAICSGVKPTGCHNEHYCVGGGGYFREAAPNQCGDFPSFDWGRFGDQGWSASKEITEAAVLLFYR, from the exons ATGTTTCACCACacacttttgttgttgttggttttggtgGTAGTGGAAGATGCTTCCTCTGCATCTACTTTACAAAtag CAAATTTGACTGTACTTGCAAATGAAGAGCTCACCCATGCGGaagacacagaggacagagaggacactGAGACAGCTCAGAACACCTTCAGGTCAAACTTTGAACACTTGGAGAGACTGAGCAACAGATCCAGATATGTTGCGAGGAGCTGCAGAGAGATCAGGGACAGATACAATGAGCAAGAAG ACGGGTTGTACTACCTGACCACTGCTAATGGCATGGTCTACCAGACTTTCTGTGACATGACCACTGCGGGAGGCGGCTGGACGCTGGTGGCGAGCGTCCATGAGAACAGCATTTATGGAAAGTGCACAGTGGGAGATCGCTGGTCGAGCCAGCAGGGCAACAATGCTGATCTGCCAGATGGAGATGGGAACTGGTCCAACAGAAACACCTTTGGAGCAGCAGAGAGTGCCACCTCGGATGATTATAAG AATCCAGGTTACTATGATATAGCAGCAGAAGACATGTCTGTGTGGCACGTTCCCAACAACTTCCCACTGGAGCACTGGAACCTGGCCGCCATCCTCCGATACCACACTGTCAACCGCTTTCTGGGCCTGTATGGAGGGAACCTCTTTCAGCTCTTCAGG CAATATCCAGTGAGGTACAACATTGGCTCCTGCAGCAACAGAGGGCCAGCTATTCCCATCGTGTATGAccatggagacagagagagcaccAGAATGTTATATGGACCCAACTCAAGAA GGGAGTTTGAACCAGGTTTCATCACATTCAGAGCAATAAACAATGAACGTGCAGCCATGGCTATCTGCTCCGGGGTCAAGCCGACTGGATGCCACAATGAACAT TACTGTGTAGGAGGAGGTGGATATTTCCGGGAAGCAGCCCCTAATCAGTGTGGAGACTTTCCATCATTTGACTGGGGCAGATTTGGTGATCAAGGCTGGAGCGCTTCCAAAGAGATAACTGAAGCTGCTGTTTTACTGTTCTATCGctga
- the LOC131993702 gene encoding intelectin-like isoform X2: MFHHTLLLLLVLVVVEDASSASTLQIELTHAEDTEDREDTETAQNTFRSNFEHLERLSNRSRYVARSCREIRDRYNEQEDGLYYLTTANGMVYQTFCDMTTAGGGWTLVASVHENSIYGKCTVGDRWSSQQGNNADLPDGDGNWSNRNTFGAAESATSDDYKNPGYYDIAAEDMSVWHVPNNFPLEHWNLAAILRYHTVNRFLGLYGGNLFQLFRQYPVRYNIGSCSNRGPAIPIVYDHGDRESTRMLYGPNSRREFEPGFITFRAINNERAAMAICSGVKPTGCHNEHYCVGGGGYFREAAPNQCGDFPSFDWGRFGDQGWSASKEITEAAVLLFYR, encoded by the exons ATGTTTCACCACacacttttgttgttgttggttttggtgGTAGTGGAAGATGCTTCCTCTGCATCTACTTTACAAAtag AGCTCACCCATGCGGaagacacagaggacagagaggacactGAGACAGCTCAGAACACCTTCAGGTCAAACTTTGAACACTTGGAGAGACTGAGCAACAGATCCAGATATGTTGCGAGGAGCTGCAGAGAGATCAGGGACAGATACAATGAGCAAGAAG ACGGGTTGTACTACCTGACCACTGCTAATGGCATGGTCTACCAGACTTTCTGTGACATGACCACTGCGGGAGGCGGCTGGACGCTGGTGGCGAGCGTCCATGAGAACAGCATTTATGGAAAGTGCACAGTGGGAGATCGCTGGTCGAGCCAGCAGGGCAACAATGCTGATCTGCCAGATGGAGATGGGAACTGGTCCAACAGAAACACCTTTGGAGCAGCAGAGAGTGCCACCTCGGATGATTATAAG AATCCAGGTTACTATGATATAGCAGCAGAAGACATGTCTGTGTGGCACGTTCCCAACAACTTCCCACTGGAGCACTGGAACCTGGCCGCCATCCTCCGATACCACACTGTCAACCGCTTTCTGGGCCTGTATGGAGGGAACCTCTTTCAGCTCTTCAGG CAATATCCAGTGAGGTACAACATTGGCTCCTGCAGCAACAGAGGGCCAGCTATTCCCATCGTGTATGAccatggagacagagagagcaccAGAATGTTATATGGACCCAACTCAAGAA GGGAGTTTGAACCAGGTTTCATCACATTCAGAGCAATAAACAATGAACGTGCAGCCATGGCTATCTGCTCCGGGGTCAAGCCGACTGGATGCCACAATGAACAT TACTGTGTAGGAGGAGGTGGATATTTCCGGGAAGCAGCCCCTAATCAGTGTGGAGACTTTCCATCATTTGACTGGGGCAGATTTGGTGATCAAGGCTGGAGCGCTTCCAAAGAGATAACTGAAGCTGCTGTTTTACTGTTCTATCGctga